One Desulfovulcanus ferrireducens genomic window carries:
- a CDS encoding RHS repeat domain-containing protein, with protein sequence MGNIFGLKQLAETSPFGRRIEKTVEEIKDHETKVKIYTYVYDNEDIILEILTRSKGKKIETSRYIHGPGIDEPLAIEQNGKVYFYHADGLGSIITLSDHKGKVVQSYEYSAFGELKHHGNKVKNSYTYTGREWDKETGLYFYRARYYEPTIGRFISKNQTVFAGGVNFYAYVWCSG encoded by the coding sequence GTGGGAAATATTTTTGGATTGAAACAACTCGCGGAAACATCACCCTTTGGGCGGCGGATTGAGAAAACGGTTGAGGAAATCAAGGATCACGAAACCAAGGTCAAGATTTACACCTATGTTTACGACAACGAGGATATCATCCTTGAGATTCTGACCAGGTCAAAGGGCAAAAAAATTGAGACCAGCCGGTACATCCACGGCCCTGGTATTGATGAGCCATTGGCCATCGAACAGAACGGCAAGGTTTATTTTTATCATGCCGATGGTCTGGGCAGCATCATCACTCTCAGCGACCACAAAGGCAAGGTGGTGCAGAGTTATGAATATTCTGCCTTTGGCGAATTGAAACACCACGGCAACAAGGTCAAGAACAGTTACACTTATACCGGCAGGGAGTGGGATAAGGAGACAGGGCTATATTTCTACCGGGCGAGGTATTATGAGCCAACTATAGGCCGCTTCATCTCCAAGAATCAAACAGTGTTTGCCGGTGGAGTTAATTTCTATGCTTATGTGTGGTGTTCCGGTTAA